GGCGGTGTTCATCAGCACCGCCTCCACGCCCAACTCCATGGCGATGGCCGCGTCGGACGCCGTGCCCACGCCCGCGTCCACGATGACGGGGACCTTCACCGTCTCCAGGATGAGGCGGATGTTGTGCGGATTGCGGATGCCCAGGCCGCTGCCGATGGGCGCCGCCAGCGGCATCACGGCCGCGCAGCCCGCGTCCTCCAGCTTGCGGGCGGTGATGGGGTCGTCGCTGGTGTACGGCAGCACGGTGAAGCCCTCCTTCACCAGGATGCGGGCCGCCTTCACCGTCTCCTCGACGTCCGGGTAGAGCGTCTTCTCGTCGCCGAGCACCTCGAGCTTCACCCACTTGCTCATGCCCAGCTCCTCGGCGAGCCGGCAGGTGCGGACCGCGTCATCCGCCGTGTAGCAGAGCGCTGTGTTGGGGAGCAGGCGCAGGCGGTTGCGGTCAATCCAGTTCATCAGCGACGCCTCGCCCGTGGCCTTGAGGTCCAGGCGGCGCACGGCCACGGTCACCATCTCCGTGCCGGAGGACTCGTGGCAGCGCTTCATGATGTCGTGGCTGGGATACTTCCCCGTGCCGAGGATGAGCCGGGAGCTGAACGTCACTCCGGCGATGGTGAAAGGCTTGTCCTGGATGCTCATGTGCGGACTCCTGGCTAGCCGCCGCCGACGAAGGTGACGATTTCCACGCGGTCTCCCGCCTGGAGGTGGTGTTCGGGATGGCGGGCGCGGCGCACCACCTCCGCGTTCACTTCCACGGCGACGCCGGGGCCGCCCACTTGAAGCGACTCCAGAAGTGCCGAAAGGGTGGTGCCTTCCGGCACCTCGTGCGTCTCTCCGTTGACCCAGACCTGCATGGCCTCACGGCTCCTTGCGACGACGGGACCTGGGCACGCACTACAAGGGTGACTCCGCGCTGTCAACGCGCTCGCGGACCCGTACGCCCGCTACCGTCACCGGTATACTCGGGGGCATGATCGTTCGCTGGACGGCGGGGCGGATGTGGGCAGCGCCTCCCAGGATGACGGGGGCGTGGTGCGACACGGACGGAGGGAATTGAGATTCCGACCACACGCCCCATGAAGAGACTTCTCGCGAGCGCATCCTTCTCCGTCTGCGTGGCCATGGCGTGCACGCCGGACGCCATCGATTTCACGGGCAAGACGTGCGAGGACGCACAGGATTGCCCGCCGCCGTACGTCTGTGTCGCGGCGAGGCCAGGGGAAGGACGCACCTGTGAGGTGCTGGGACTGCCGGGAGTGCCGGACGGCGGTGACGCGGGGCCCGTGCCCACGTGGTGCGAGGACATCCAGCCCATCATGGCGGCGAGTTGCGTGAGTTCGTGCCACGGCGCCGATACGAGCGACAGCGGCGTGAAGTCGTTCCGCCTGGACTACTACGCGCCCGAGGATGGAGGTATCCCAGGCGCGCACGCGATGGCGGCGCGAATCCAGGCGCGCGCGTACGTGTTCAAGGACATGCCGCCGCCGTGGCGTCCGGTACCCATGCCGACGGCACAGGAGCGCGAGCGCATCGCGCGGTGGGCGCGAGAAGGCGCGCCGCTGTGCGCGGACGCTGGCTCCGAAGAGGTGCCCGGTGGCGTGGACGGTGGCCTCTAGCCGCTCTTACGGCTGGGCCCCGTATCTCCGTTTTCTGTCCTTGTTCCCTGGTAGGGCAGGCAGGCGGCCATGCGCCCCGTGGTCCGCCGTGTGCCCCTAAGGCATCCGTGTGCGCCAGACAACCCCTGTTCAAGGGCGGGGGGAGCGCCCAGTTTCTGCCCAACGCCGGGGGAAACGCTCTCTCGGCCGCATGTGAGTGAGGGGGGAAACCTTCTCCCATTTCCACGTGAAAGGAGCAGGAACAAATGCGCAAGCTCATGATGGCGGTCACTGCGGTTGCGGGTATGTCGTTGGTCGTCACTGGCTGCAGCAAGCGCGACAACGTCGAGTCGCAGCGCCAGGACGTCGCCGAGGCTCAGGTGGAGGCGCAGCAGAAGACGGCGGAGGTCCGTCAGGACGCGCGGGAGGACATCGCCAGGACGCAAATCGAGGCCCAGGAGGACATCGCTGGGACGCAGCGTGAGGCCGCGGAAGAGGTCGCCAGCGCGCAGCAGGACGTCCAGGACGAGCGCCAGGACCTGGCCGAGGCCGAGGCTGATCGCCGGACGGACCTGAACGGCGACATGGCCCTGGGTGGCTCTGGCGCAGCGGGTGCCACCGCTGCCGCGAGCAGCGTCAGCGGCCGCGTGCTCTCCACCGGCAACGATGAGCTGACCGTGGTCGACACCAGCAACAACAAGCAGCTCGAGCTGAAGACGAACGACCAGACGCGCATCCTGCACAACAACCAGCCGCTGAAGCTGGATGACATCGAAGAGGGTGCCCAGGTCCGCGCCTCGTATGTCCGGGACGGTGAGGACATGGTGGTGCGCGAGCTGACCGTGACGCAGCCGGTGCTGAAGAAGAAGTAGTAGTCAACGCGTCGAGCGCAGCGGGCGGCTCGTTTCCTCACGGACCGCTCAGAGACGGCCTCTGCTTCGGCGGGGGCCGTTTCCTTTTTTCCCTGAATCCGTGCTGGGAGGTTGGAAGGGTGTGTCGGACGTGGGTGGTAGGAGGGATGCGTGAGGTTTTCTCACGCCTTCCCAACCCAGGGGAGGACTTCCTGCCCAGGAGGCATCACTCGAGATGTCCACTCACCCCCCAGATCCGCCCGCTTCAAAGCCATTCATCCTCTTCACCACCGGGGCCACGGCGTATGAGTTGATCCGCTACCTCGGGGCACGGGGCTCCGGAGAGCTGCTGCTCGCCCGGCGGCACTATGCGGGCGTCCCCGGCGACCTCGTGCTCGTCAAACGTTTGCAGGACGTCGGAGACGCGCAGGGTCGCGCGCGCCTGCGCGAAGAGGTCAAGCTGCTGATGCGGCTCAGCCACCCGGCCATCGTGCAGGTGTTCCTGGTGCGGGTGCATGAAGGATTGCCCCACCTGGTCATGGAGCACGTGGACGGAAAGTCCCTGGAGACGCTCATCAGCTACGCGGCCCTGCGGCGCCGGCCCTTCTCGGAAGCGTTCGCCGCCTACGTGGGCGTGGAAGTGGCGGATGCGCTGCACCATGCTCATACGCTGGAAGACGCCCGGGGCCGCCCGTTGGGCATCGTCCACCGGGATGTGTCGCCGCGGAGCCTGCGTCTGGATGCGCGGGGCCATGTGAAGCTGTCTGACTTCGCCATGGCCTGGGCGAAGCTGCCGGGGCGCATCGTCACGGAGACCCATGTCGTCCGGGGCGACCTGGCCTACGCCTCTCCGGAAGCGCTGGAGCGAAAGCCGCTGGACGGCCGCGC
This window of the Myxococcus xanthus genome carries:
- a CDS encoding thiazole synthase, whose amino-acid sequence is MSIQDKPFTIAGVTFSSRLILGTGKYPSHDIMKRCHESSGTEMVTVAVRRLDLKATGEASLMNWIDRNRLRLLPNTALCYTADDAVRTCRLAEELGMSKWVKLEVLGDEKTLYPDVEETVKAARILVKEGFTVLPYTSDDPITARKLEDAGCAAVMPLAAPIGSGLGIRNPHNIRLILETVKVPVIVDAGVGTASDAAIAMELGVEAVLMNTAIAGAQDPVRMAVAMKKAVEAGRDAYLAGRIPRKAYGSASSPIDGLVHH
- the thiS gene encoding sulfur carrier protein ThiS, which encodes MQVWVNGETHEVPEGTTLSALLESLQVGGPGVAVEVNAEVVRRARHPEHHLQAGDRVEIVTFVGGG
- a CDS encoding serine/threonine-protein kinase produces the protein MSTHPPDPPASKPFILFTTGATAYELIRYLGARGSGELLLARRHYAGVPGDLVLVKRLQDVGDAQGRARLREEVKLLMRLSHPAIVQVFLVRVHEGLPHLVMEHVDGKSLETLISYAALRRRPFSEAFAAYVGVEVADALHHAHTLEDARGRPLGIVHRDVSPRSLRLDARGHVKLSDFAMAWAKLPGRIVTETHVVRGDLAYASPEALERKPLDGRADLFSLGVVLLEVLTGLHLLDLEDVERAALAAGPLPDAEVLLAEVPSWLPAPLMAARMACLAPAHVERATQGLSPAMRAILGRLLRREPSERFQSGQELADALRAVLAGQGYAYGPTEAMREATQVRRDARCRRQMADVLRWEDSVRPEAPPRTTSGSEP